One Actinosynnema pretiosum DNA segment encodes these proteins:
- a CDS encoding lantibiotic dehydratase C-terminal domain-containing protein: MIDVVCHYRDPVKAPLLRDAVLPALAAAVDAGAVGHVERHWLRGPHLVVRLDGPDGVVGRAAELVAGRVRAHLAERPSTADVTDEELLERSRQSGIAELVPPPYGPIQPDNTVLVEQTDLAPVLRLVGSVELVELRTGNLRLGVPAIADAVAVDRTGQGRARLALVAMAAHASRFPAGIANGYHSFLSHLEGFLGHSDPGGALRARFDRVWERNADAAVATVRAVLDGSAGAVWAEWSDAARALGDAAFDRGELPTGPTGLLGERALELGEPEAVRRWHREHRGEPGEYHRRLIEVDFDHPDYLRPVTVYRAGTNALYRLLAVCDVTPVERYLAASLLVRAVQRVTGVRWEEQVAGMAKVVR, from the coding sequence GTGATCGACGTGGTCTGCCACTACCGCGACCCGGTGAAGGCCCCCCTGCTGCGCGACGCCGTGCTGCCCGCGCTCGCGGCGGCCGTCGACGCGGGCGCGGTGGGGCACGTGGAGCGGCACTGGTTGCGGGGACCGCACCTGGTGGTGCGGCTGGACGGGCCGGACGGGGTCGTGGGGCGGGCCGCCGAGCTGGTCGCCGGGCGGGTGCGGGCGCACCTGGCCGAGCGCCCGTCCACCGCGGACGTGACGGACGAGGAGCTGCTGGAGCGGTCGCGGCAGAGCGGGATCGCCGAGCTGGTGCCGCCGCCGTACGGGCCGATCCAGCCGGACAACACCGTGCTGGTCGAGCAGACCGACCTCGCCCCGGTGCTGCGGCTGGTGGGGTCGGTCGAGCTGGTGGAGCTGCGCACCGGGAACCTGCGGCTGGGCGTCCCGGCGATCGCGGACGCGGTGGCCGTGGACCGCACGGGCCAGGGGCGGGCGCGGCTCGCGCTCGTCGCGATGGCCGCGCACGCGAGCCGCTTCCCCGCCGGGATCGCCAACGGCTACCACTCGTTCCTGTCGCACCTGGAGGGGTTCCTGGGGCACTCCGACCCCGGCGGGGCGCTGCGGGCGCGGTTCGACCGGGTGTGGGAGCGCAACGCGGACGCGGCGGTGGCGACCGTGCGCGCGGTGCTGGACGGTTCGGCCGGGGCGGTGTGGGCGGAGTGGTCGGACGCGGCCCGCGCGCTGGGGGACGCGGCGTTCGACCGGGGCGAGCTGCCGACCGGGCCGACCGGGCTGCTCGGGGAGCGGGCGCTGGAGCTGGGCGAGCCGGAGGCGGTGCGGCGGTGGCACCGCGAGCACAGGGGCGAGCCGGGCGAGTACCACCGGCGGTTGATCGAGGTCGACTTCGACCACCCGGACTACCTGCGGCCGGTGACGGTGTACCGGGCGGGGACGAACGCGCTGTACCGGCTGCTGGCGGTGTGCGACGTGACGCCGGTGGAGCGGTACCTGGCCGCGAGCCTGCTGGTGCGGGCGGTGCAGCGGGTGACCGGGGTGCGCTGGGAGGAGCAGGTGGCGGGGATGGCGAAGGTGGTCCGGTGA
- a CDS encoding lantibiotic dehydratase: MTGHGTSTELAPYALVRVAALAHPGPAGSDFRAALAALAAVEADLAALAGDLADALHDSAAHHGADFHRAVVLPLRRDVHNHRPPHPGRDLGDLPERVPLLAKWLAAHGARAEAEAAALAAWPDALARSRAWLARVCAADAPRLASALTGADLLRGMDRAARLGGVPDRRARKAEPTLLRYALRATAKTSPLSWHTHVGWSTWDDRAEAAPHPGPAVSRPAAHRLLVTRFATALGPLLPHRVAAGLRVRDGRVLFRRDTPVAGVGRADVVREEEVDVAATGPLRFVLALVRDAGPPGLRLAEVEAALAARLPEGSADAARGFVARARELGLLVPIPPVHPQERDPLTALATWLTDQPAGPATPDPAALAGRLTALARTTEEFGATPAPARAAVLAELSEGWRELGERVGADLTGVAPVVEDVVLPEPTTTPLGAFPELALLTPLLIAFDQHVLLRRLITARFTERFGVGGVASLADGAGPITSAWRDSTSGAVPADPAALELLAVREELAGLVRGGVITDAVLDRAAGLLPAWTTRRPGSYGFFAQPTGDGRLVVNRVYSGFGKFTSRFLDLLPGAREAVTAQVLRHTDDPVQFRPVRGFNPNLHPLVGAREVGEDARWADLLADDLDVRHDPDADEVRVTRDGRPLDVLYLGFMVPIALPDRQAALYSDLSCGWVDLDALREREVDGGVTRLGPLAHRNVVLARRSWGFPVPPVVGAEERAALDVALLRARHGLPEHVFVGPEGAPDPAEAYRHALTARKPQYADLGDPLHLRCLPRLLAGFPDGVRVTEALPVPGTAGADGRVVELVAETYWRNS, from the coding sequence ATGACAGGCCACGGCACCAGCACCGAACTCGCGCCGTACGCGCTGGTCCGGGTGGCCGCGCTCGCCCACCCCGGTCCGGCGGGCTCGGACTTCCGCGCCGCGCTCGCCGCGCTGGCCGCGGTGGAGGCCGACCTCGCCGCGCTGGCCGGGGACCTGGCGGACGCGCTGCACGACAGCGCCGCGCACCACGGCGCCGACTTCCACCGCGCGGTCGTGCTCCCGCTGCGCCGCGACGTGCACAACCACCGCCCGCCGCACCCTGGGCGCGACCTCGGCGACCTGCCGGAGCGCGTCCCGCTGCTGGCGAAGTGGCTGGCGGCGCACGGGGCGCGGGCCGAGGCGGAGGCGGCGGCGCTGGCCGCGTGGCCGGACGCGCTGGCCAGGTCCAGGGCGTGGCTGGCGCGGGTGTGCGCGGCCGACGCGCCCCGGCTGGCGAGCGCGCTGACCGGCGCGGACCTGCTGCGGGGCATGGACCGCGCCGCGCGCCTGGGCGGCGTCCCGGACCGCAGGGCGCGCAAGGCCGAGCCGACGCTGCTGCGCTACGCCCTGCGCGCCACCGCGAAGACCAGCCCGCTGTCCTGGCACACCCACGTCGGCTGGTCGACCTGGGACGACCGGGCGGAGGCTGCCCCGCACCCCGGTCCCGCGGTGTCGCGCCCGGCGGCGCACCGGTTGCTGGTGACCAGGTTCGCGACCGCGCTGGGACCGCTGCTGCCGCACCGGGTGGCGGCGGGGCTGCGGGTGCGCGACGGCCGGGTGCTGTTCCGCCGCGACACCCCGGTGGCGGGCGTGGGGCGCGCGGACGTGGTGCGGGAGGAGGAGGTGGACGTCGCCGCCACCGGCCCGCTGCGGTTCGTGCTCGCGCTGGTGCGCGACGCGGGTCCGCCGGGACTGCGGCTGGCGGAGGTGGAGGCGGCGCTGGCGGCCCGGCTCCCGGAGGGGTCGGCGGACGCGGCGCGCGGGTTCGTCGCGCGGGCGCGGGAGCTGGGGCTGCTCGTCCCGATCCCTCCGGTGCACCCGCAGGAGCGGGACCCGCTGACCGCGCTCGCGACCTGGCTGACCGACCAGCCCGCCGGGCCCGCGACCCCCGACCCCGCCGCGCTGGCGGGCAGGCTGACCGCGCTCGCCAGGACCACCGAGGAGTTCGGCGCCACCCCCGCCCCCGCCAGGGCGGCCGTGCTCGCCGAGCTGTCCGAGGGCTGGCGGGAGCTGGGCGAGCGGGTGGGCGCGGACCTGACCGGGGTCGCGCCGGTGGTGGAGGACGTGGTGCTGCCCGAGCCGACGACCACCCCGCTGGGCGCGTTCCCGGAGCTGGCCCTGCTCACCCCGCTGCTGATCGCGTTCGACCAGCACGTCCTGCTGCGCCGCCTGATCACGGCCAGGTTCACCGAGCGGTTCGGGGTCGGCGGCGTCGCCTCGCTGGCCGACGGCGCGGGCCCGATCACGTCGGCCTGGCGGGACAGCACGTCCGGGGCCGTCCCGGCCGATCCCGCCGCGCTCGAACTGCTGGCGGTGCGGGAGGAGCTGGCCGGGCTGGTGCGCGGCGGCGTGATCACCGACGCGGTGCTCGACCGGGCGGCCGGGCTGCTGCCCGCGTGGACCACCCGGCGCCCCGGCTCGTACGGCTTCTTCGCCCAGCCCACCGGCGACGGGCGCCTGGTGGTCAACCGGGTGTACTCGGGGTTCGGCAAGTTCACCAGCCGCTTCCTGGACCTGCTGCCGGGCGCGCGCGAGGCGGTGACCGCGCAGGTGCTGCGGCACACCGACGACCCGGTGCAGTTCCGCCCGGTGCGCGGGTTCAACCCGAACCTGCACCCGCTGGTGGGCGCGCGCGAGGTCGGCGAGGACGCCCGGTGGGCCGACCTGCTCGCGGACGACCTGGACGTGCGGCACGACCCGGACGCCGACGAGGTGCGGGTGACCCGCGACGGCCGCCCGCTGGACGTGCTGTACCTGGGGTTCATGGTCCCGATCGCGCTCCCGGACCGGCAGGCGGCGCTGTACTCGGACCTGTCCTGCGGCTGGGTCGACCTGGACGCCCTGCGGGAGCGCGAGGTCGACGGCGGGGTGACCCGGCTGGGGCCGCTGGCGCACCGGAACGTGGTGCTGGCGCGCCGGTCCTGGGGCTTCCCGGTCCCGCCGGTGGTCGGCGCGGAGGAGCGGGCGGCGCTGGACGTGGCGCTGCTGCGCGCCCGGCACGGGCTGCCCGAGCACGTGTTCGTCGGCCCCGAAGGCGCGCCCGACCCGGCCGAGGCGTACCGGCACGCGCTCACGGCGCGCAAGCCGCAGTACGCCGACCTCGGCGACCCGCTGCACCTGCGGTGCCTGCCGCGCCTGCTGGCCGGTTTCCCGGACGGGGTGCGGGTGACCGAGGCGCTGCCCGTTCCGGGGACCGCCGGGGCGGACGGCCGGGTGGTCGAGCTGGTCGCGGAAACCTACTGGAGGAACTCGTGA
- a CDS encoding TOMM precursor leader peptide-binding protein, whose translation MSDVEVVELTGYALGELERLGVDGPVLPVRFDGALVLVGPVLGRGAGGVCLRCAEDARLAALGASAPRADPAMRVGGLVVPALRPVLDALVGRVLADPDAHRDRVLALRSDLGAVGEHRVRPRPEGCARCGPLPEDSAEAASVVRAPVPVEPGSLRGENPATAGDSLRRELFDLRHGPVGGLHRIGDLAVAAVSAELVGGQAGFGRTGDYEHAERVALFEAVERHAGLRPRRVTTVLEASFAELGPDRALDPVRLGLPDLGSPHVTPYRPDVRIRWVHGWSYTRGRAVAVPEHVAYWGRSVGPRFVDETSNGCGTGNSLVEAVLHGLFEVAERDAFLTAWYGRAPLPSLRSDDELTAHVADRLEQVGYRLELYDATNDLGVPSVLSLARRAEGRGGFPCAFYAAGAGLDVGAAVRAAAAEVVMDVEAGAKRYRSEPGDYEPERLRRMLREPGLVRTMDDHVNVNALPEALGRHDFLVPGPGRELVAPDVPGGDLDAVLEHYVRRWEALGLEVIAVDQSDPVVRERLGLRSAKVIVPGTAPMTFGEVNRRTGGVPRLRLSGPPLPHPFP comes from the coding sequence GTGAGCGACGTGGAGGTCGTGGAGCTGACCGGGTACGCGCTGGGCGAGCTGGAGCGGCTCGGGGTGGACGGGCCGGTGCTGCCGGTGCGGTTCGACGGCGCGCTGGTGCTCGTGGGGCCGGTGCTGGGCCGGGGTGCGGGTGGGGTGTGCCTGCGGTGCGCCGAGGACGCCCGGCTCGCGGCGCTGGGGGCGTCGGCGCCGCGCGCGGACCCGGCGATGCGGGTGGGCGGGCTGGTCGTCCCGGCGCTGCGGCCGGTGCTGGACGCGCTGGTGGGGCGCGTGCTGGCCGATCCCGACGCGCACCGCGACCGCGTGCTGGCCCTGCGGTCGGACCTGGGCGCGGTGGGCGAGCACCGGGTCCGGCCAAGGCCCGAGGGGTGCGCGAGGTGCGGGCCGCTGCCCGAGGACTCGGCGGAGGCCGCGAGCGTGGTGCGCGCGCCCGTGCCGGTGGAGCCGGGGTCGCTGCGGGGCGAGAACCCTGCGACCGCAGGGGATTCGCTGCGCCGCGAGCTGTTCGACCTGCGGCACGGGCCGGTGGGCGGGCTGCACCGGATCGGGGACCTGGCCGTGGCGGCGGTGAGCGCCGAGCTGGTCGGCGGGCAGGCCGGGTTCGGGCGCACGGGCGACTACGAGCACGCCGAGCGGGTTGCGCTGTTCGAGGCGGTGGAGCGGCACGCGGGACTGCGGCCGAGGCGGGTCACCACGGTGCTGGAGGCGTCGTTCGCCGAGCTGGGACCCGACCGGGCGCTCGACCCGGTGCGGCTGGGGCTGCCCGACCTGGGGTCGCCGCACGTGACGCCGTACCGGCCGGACGTGCGGATCCGCTGGGTGCACGGGTGGTCCTACACGCGGGGGCGTGCCGTGGCGGTGCCCGAGCACGTCGCCTACTGGGGGCGGTCGGTCGGGCCGAGGTTCGTGGACGAGACCTCGAACGGGTGCGGCACGGGCAACAGCCTCGTGGAGGCGGTGCTGCACGGGCTGTTCGAGGTCGCCGAGCGGGACGCGTTCCTGACCGCCTGGTACGGGCGGGCGCCGCTGCCGTCGCTGCGCTCGGACGACGAGCTGACGGCGCACGTGGCGGACCGGTTGGAGCAGGTGGGGTACCGGCTGGAGCTGTACGACGCGACGAACGACCTCGGGGTGCCGTCGGTGCTGTCGCTGGCCCGGCGGGCGGAGGGGCGGGGCGGGTTCCCGTGCGCGTTCTACGCGGCGGGCGCGGGGTTGGACGTGGGCGCGGCGGTGCGGGCCGCGGCGGCCGAGGTGGTGATGGACGTGGAGGCGGGAGCGAAGCGGTACCGGAGCGAGCCGGGGGACTACGAGCCGGAGCGGTTGCGGCGGATGCTGCGCGAGCCGGGGCTGGTGCGCACGATGGACGACCACGTGAACGTCAACGCGCTGCCGGAGGCGCTGGGGCGGCACGACTTCCTGGTTCCGGGGCCGGGGCGGGAGCTGGTGGCGCCGGACGTGCCGGGTGGTGACCTGGACGCGGTGCTGGAGCACTACGTGCGGCGGTGGGAGGCGTTGGGGCTGGAGGTGATCGCGGTGGACCAGAGCGATCCGGTGGTGCGGGAGCGGTTGGGGTTGCGCTCGGCGAAGGTGATCGTTCCGGGGACGGCGCCGATGACGTTCGGGGAGGTGAACCGGCGCACGGGTGGCGTGCCCCGGTTGCGCCTGTCCGGTCCCCCGCTGCCGCACCCGTTCCCGTGA